One Micromonospora craniellae genomic region harbors:
- a CDS encoding bifunctional cytidylyltransferase/SDR family oxidoreductase has protein sequence MTQDLTTDPGSQPDDPAPWRPSRTVAVVLAGGTGTRLGLGIPKQLLKIAGKPIIEHTLAVFEAAPEIDEIIVLMATGHVDEAQRIVDKAGFRKATKVIEGGDTRNATTRIALDAVGEADCNILFHDAVRPLLSGRIVRECVNALWTYAAVDVAIPSADTIIQVDEDECITDIPVRATLRRGQTPQAFRSSTIREAYRLAEGDPHFAATDDCGVVLRYLPEVPIKVIDGSDENIKVTHPVDVHLADKLFQLAAAKVPRLTDHRAYSEEVTGRTIVVFGGSYGIGHDLTELARSHGAQVFPFSRSSTGTHVEQPEDVEAALRTAFEATGRIDHVVVTAGILEKGALAEMDQETIDRVLQVNFVGPVTVARQSLPYLQQTKGQLLLYTSSSYTRGRADYALYSATKAALVNLTQALSDEWAEFGVRVNIINPERTATPMRTKAFGAEPEHTLLAAETVAQASLDVLISELTGQVIDVRRPPGEAPTSAPVPTQADASSSGTRVG, from the coding sequence ATGACGCAGGACCTGACCACCGACCCGGGCAGCCAGCCGGACGACCCGGCGCCGTGGCGACCCTCGCGGACGGTGGCCGTGGTGCTGGCCGGCGGCACCGGCACGCGACTGGGCCTCGGCATCCCCAAGCAGCTCCTCAAAATCGCCGGTAAGCCGATCATCGAGCACACCCTGGCCGTCTTCGAGGCCGCGCCGGAGATCGACGAGATCATCGTGCTGATGGCCACCGGGCACGTCGACGAGGCGCAGCGGATCGTCGACAAGGCCGGCTTCCGCAAGGCCACCAAGGTGATCGAGGGCGGCGACACCCGCAACGCCACCACCCGGATCGCGCTGGACGCCGTGGGTGAGGCGGACTGCAACATCCTCTTCCACGACGCGGTCCGGCCCCTGCTCAGCGGCCGGATCGTCCGGGAGTGTGTGAACGCCCTCTGGACGTACGCGGCGGTCGACGTGGCCATCCCGTCGGCCGACACGATCATCCAGGTCGACGAGGACGAGTGCATCACCGACATCCCGGTACGCGCCACGCTGCGCCGGGGCCAGACCCCGCAGGCGTTCCGGTCGAGCACCATCCGGGAGGCGTACCGGCTGGCCGAGGGCGACCCCCACTTCGCCGCCACCGACGACTGCGGCGTGGTCCTGCGTTACCTGCCCGAGGTGCCGATCAAGGTGATCGACGGCTCGGACGAGAACATCAAGGTCACCCACCCGGTCGATGTGCACCTGGCGGACAAGCTGTTCCAGCTCGCCGCCGCCAAGGTGCCCCGGCTGACCGACCACCGGGCGTACAGCGAGGAGGTCACCGGCCGCACGATCGTCGTCTTCGGCGGCAGCTACGGCATCGGCCACGACCTGACCGAGCTGGCCCGCAGCCACGGCGCCCAGGTCTTCCCGTTCAGCCGGTCCAGCACCGGCACGCACGTGGAGCAGCCGGAGGACGTCGAGGCCGCGCTGCGGACCGCCTTCGAGGCCACCGGCCGGATCGACCACGTGGTGGTCACCGCCGGGATCCTGGAGAAGGGCGCGCTGGCCGAGATGGACCAGGAGACCATCGACCGGGTGCTCCAGGTCAACTTCGTCGGCCCGGTGACCGTCGCCCGGCAGTCCCTGCCCTACCTCCAACAGACCAAGGGTCAGCTCCTGCTCTACACCTCCAGCTCGTACACCCGGGGACGGGCCGACTACGCGCTCTACTCAGCCACCAAGGCGGCGCTGGTCAACCTGACCCAGGCGCTGTCCGACGAGTGGGCGGAGTTCGGCGTACGGGTCAACATCATCAACCCGGAGCGGACGGCCACCCCGATGCGGACGAAGGCGTTCGGCGCGGAGCCCGAGCACACCCTGCTCGCCGCCGAGACCGTCGCCCAGGCCTCGCTGGACGTGCTGATCTCGGAACTCACCGGTCAGGTGATCGACGTACGCCGGCCGCCCGGCGAGGCGCCGACCTCCGCCCCGGTCCCGACCCAGGCCGACGCCTCCAGCAGCGGCACCCGCGTCGGCTGA
- a CDS encoding CDP-glycerol glycerophosphotransferase family protein, producing the protein MRGDLVTKLTARGLATGGAVLAVLVLALTGATTWGLGLAVAALAATVWERRVRPGADSVAETALLAAGILVGYARQLDGGFDPFLMVAALVLLGLVLVTGPLRTAGNLEIRAANLPVRTWVPQVAARGDDAVAGLLAALAVAALAGLPAVVALLLCLPVGAAAGAVALDLARRRFRPAAGGSAVTRALRRHQPEFVLHFSAPPGSEYQVTMWLPYLERIGRPFVVMLREPELLPTVAAATTAPVVYCPTLRTMDEVLVPSLRVAFYVNHGAKNSHCIRFTQLTHVQLHHGDSDKAPSANPVSAIFDRIFVAGEAAIDRYARAGVDIPAEKFVVVGRPQVEAIEVRHQPTRGLANPTVLYTPTWTGHHADADYCSLPMAETLLRRLLDRGATVILRAHPYTNQHPASARRLARLHELLAADRSRTGRQHVFGAAAGRLTLADSVNRADALVSDVSGVVSDWLYSGKPYVVTDTGVDGDRFVERFPLAATGYVLHRDMSDLDDVLARLLDTDPLAEARWATRRRYLGDFPAESYAEAFLAAARRELDPTWTAPAPRTTADAALPTAT; encoded by the coding sequence ATGCGTGGTGACCTGGTCACGAAGTTGACCGCCCGGGGCCTGGCCACCGGCGGGGCGGTCCTGGCGGTCCTGGTGCTCGCGCTCACCGGCGCGACCACCTGGGGGCTGGGCTTGGCGGTGGCCGCGCTCGCCGCGACGGTCTGGGAGCGCCGGGTGCGACCCGGCGCCGACAGCGTCGCGGAGACCGCCCTGCTCGCCGCCGGAATCCTGGTCGGCTACGCCCGGCAGCTCGACGGCGGTTTCGACCCGTTCCTGATGGTCGCCGCCCTCGTGCTGCTCGGGCTGGTGCTGGTCACCGGGCCGCTGCGGACCGCGGGCAACCTGGAGATCCGCGCCGCCAACCTGCCGGTACGCACCTGGGTGCCGCAGGTCGCCGCCCGGGGAGACGACGCGGTGGCGGGGCTGCTCGCCGCGCTGGCCGTGGCCGCCCTGGCCGGCCTGCCCGCCGTGGTCGCCCTGCTGCTCTGCCTGCCGGTCGGCGCCGCCGCCGGGGCGGTCGCCCTCGACCTGGCCCGCCGCCGGTTCCGGCCGGCGGCCGGCGGATCGGCGGTCACCCGGGCGCTGCGCCGGCACCAGCCGGAGTTCGTGCTGCACTTCTCCGCCCCGCCCGGGTCGGAGTACCAGGTCACCATGTGGCTGCCGTACCTGGAACGGATCGGTCGGCCGTTCGTGGTGATGCTGCGGGAGCCGGAGCTCCTGCCCACCGTCGCGGCGGCCACCACCGCCCCGGTGGTCTACTGCCCGACCCTGCGCACCATGGACGAGGTGCTGGTGCCGAGCCTGCGGGTGGCGTTCTACGTCAACCACGGCGCGAAGAACAGCCACTGCATCCGGTTCACCCAGCTCACCCACGTCCAACTGCACCACGGCGACAGCGACAAGGCGCCCAGCGCCAACCCGGTGTCGGCGATCTTCGACCGGATCTTCGTGGCCGGCGAGGCGGCCATCGACCGGTACGCCCGGGCCGGGGTGGACATCCCGGCCGAGAAGTTCGTGGTGGTAGGCCGCCCGCAGGTCGAGGCGATCGAGGTACGCCACCAGCCGACGCGGGGGCTGGCGAACCCCACCGTCCTCTACACCCCCACCTGGACCGGCCACCACGCCGACGCCGACTACTGCTCGCTGCCGATGGCCGAGACGCTGCTGCGGCGGCTGCTCGACCGGGGCGCCACGGTGATCCTGCGCGCCCACCCGTACACCAACCAGCATCCGGCCTCGGCCCGGCGCCTGGCCCGGCTGCACGAACTGCTCGCCGCCGACCGCTCCCGCACCGGCCGCCAGCACGTGTTCGGCGCCGCCGCTGGCCGGCTCACCCTGGCCGACTCGGTGAACCGGGCCGACGCCCTGGTGTCCGATGTCTCCGGGGTGGTCTCCGACTGGCTGTACTCGGGCAAGCCCTACGTGGTCACCGACACCGGTGTCGACGGTGACCGGTTCGTCGAGCGGTTCCCCCTCGCCGCCACCGGCTACGTGCTGCACCGGGACATGTCCGACCTGGACGACGTGCTGGCCCGGCTGCTCGACACCGATCCGCTCGCCGAGGCGCGCTGGGCGACCCGTCGGCGCTACCTGGGCGACTTCCCGGCCGAGTCGTACGCCGAGGCGTTCCTCGCCGCCGCCCGCCGGGAGCTGGACCCGACCTGGACCGCCCCGGCACCGCGGACCACGGCCGACGCCGCGCTGCCCACCGCCACCTGA
- a CDS encoding DUF397 domain-containing protein, with translation MFQQNLYALPIDGARFTTYCGGNLGGDNETCAEVAPIPGVADAYVVRDNKQVGAGSELRLTGGEMDNLALGWVRDRGLTA, from the coding sequence ATGTTCCAGCAGAATCTGTACGCGCTGCCGATCGACGGCGCGCGGTTCACAACCTACTGCGGCGGGAACCTCGGCGGCGACAACGAGACCTGCGCCGAGGTCGCCCCGATCCCCGGCGTCGCCGACGCCTACGTGGTGCGCGACAACAAGCAGGTCGGCGCGGGCAGCGAGCTGCGCTTGACCGGCGGCGAGATGGACAACCTCGCACTCGGCTGGGTCCGGGACCGGGGCCTGACCGCCTGA
- a CDS encoding helix-turn-helix domain-containing protein, with the protein MEREQPSDLHELIRTQLRRLRTAAGMNQEEFGRRSNYSASLVSAVETGTRPVDRPFAKRADEVLETGGMFEELLRTAEVLRQPAWFLPYLEAERTARQLRCYQSTLVPGLLQTERYARAVIRCDDTLTDAGVERRLANRMARQAVLDQEEPPQFVAVIDEVVLRRVDERLHDVLVEQVHHLIDLAERPNISVHLVPVGVGMHAGLTGPFILARSTDDGWVGNIETQLGGVLADKDEDVNTLLSKWETVRNEALSGRQSIELMKDCVKPWI; encoded by the coding sequence GTGGAACGTGAGCAGCCTTCCGACCTGCACGAGCTGATCCGCACTCAGCTTCGCCGGCTGCGGACGGCAGCGGGCATGAACCAGGAGGAGTTCGGCCGACGGTCGAACTACTCGGCATCCCTGGTGTCGGCGGTGGAGACCGGCACCCGCCCGGTCGACAGGCCGTTCGCGAAACGGGCGGACGAGGTCCTGGAGACCGGAGGCATGTTCGAGGAACTGCTGCGGACGGCCGAGGTGCTGCGCCAGCCCGCGTGGTTCCTGCCCTACCTGGAGGCCGAGCGCACCGCGAGGCAACTCCGGTGCTACCAGTCGACGCTGGTCCCGGGCCTACTACAGACCGAACGCTACGCCCGCGCGGTGATCCGATGTGACGACACCCTGACCGACGCCGGGGTGGAGCGACGGCTCGCGAACCGGATGGCCCGGCAGGCGGTCCTGGACCAGGAGGAGCCGCCGCAGTTCGTCGCGGTGATCGACGAGGTGGTGCTCCGGCGGGTCGACGAGCGCCTCCACGACGTGCTGGTCGAGCAGGTGCACCACCTGATCGACCTCGCCGAACGACCCAACATCAGCGTGCACCTCGTGCCTGTCGGCGTGGGGATGCACGCTGGTTTGACCGGCCCCTTCATCCTGGCAAGGAGCACGGACGATGGTTGGGTCGGTAATATCGAGACCCAACTCGGCGGAGTCCTCGCCGACAAGGACGAAGACGTCAATACCCTGCTGTCCAAATGGGAGACCGTGCGCAACGAGGCACTGTCTGGCCGGCAGTCGATCGAGCTGATGAAGGATTGTGTGAAGCCATGGATCTGA
- a CDS encoding DUF397 domain-containing protein encodes MDLNGATWRKSTRSGSSGGDCVEVADNLSGVVLVRDTKDRDGGTLAFTPVSWASFVGLAKMLDRHA; translated from the coding sequence ATGGATCTGAACGGCGCGACCTGGCGCAAGTCCACCCGCAGCGGCTCCAGTGGCGGCGACTGCGTGGAGGTCGCCGACAATCTGTCCGGCGTCGTGCTGGTGCGCGACACCAAGGACCGGGACGGCGGCACGCTGGCCTTCACCCCGGTGTCGTGGGCGAGCTTCGTCGGTCTGGCGAAGATGCTCGACCGGCACGCCTGA
- a CDS encoding C39 family peptidase, giving the protein MEDSVKQTVTRQLRRLATERPYQVAAASAAALALATGAGAVLVGTEDAPATAHTTTAVAESRGDTAVSRADTRVEPPPSTLPSSAVPSSAVPSSAVPSSAVPSSAVPSPSPSPKATSAAPSPVVTSKKAAPKPPARKVLDYDFQAQITGYYCGPAAVRNALSAAGVNRDQDSLAAQLGTTYAGTNSALDTTRVLNATLKGAPYSTTMLRGGSATPAQMDQLQADVVKAITGGRGVVVNVAGSATDTGGRWHSFPGGHYVAVVGYEDDGRLVKIADSANASYYSYWMTTIDLAHWAATRGYSS; this is encoded by the coding sequence GTGGAGGACTCCGTGAAGCAGACCGTCACGCGCCAGCTACGCCGGCTGGCCACCGAACGCCCTTATCAGGTCGCCGCCGCCTCGGCCGCCGCGCTGGCGCTGGCCACCGGCGCCGGTGCCGTACTCGTCGGCACCGAGGACGCCCCGGCCACCGCACACACCACGACCGCCGTCGCCGAGTCGCGCGGCGACACCGCCGTCTCCCGCGCCGACACCCGGGTGGAGCCGCCCCCGTCGACCCTGCCCAGCAGCGCCGTCCCGAGCAGCGCCGTCCCGAGCAGCGCCGTCCCGAGCAGCGCCGTCCCGAGCAGCGCCGTCCCGTCGCCGTCGCCCTCGCCGAAGGCCACCTCGGCGGCCCCCTCGCCGGTGGTCACCAGCAAGAAGGCCGCACCGAAGCCACCGGCGCGCAAGGTCCTGGACTACGACTTCCAGGCCCAGATCACCGGGTACTACTGCGGCCCGGCCGCGGTACGCAACGCGCTCAGTGCCGCCGGGGTGAATCGTGACCAGGATTCCCTGGCCGCCCAGCTCGGCACCACGTACGCCGGCACCAACTCGGCCCTGGACACCACCCGGGTGCTCAACGCCACGCTCAAGGGTGCGCCGTACTCGACCACGATGCTCCGGGGCGGCTCGGCCACCCCGGCGCAGATGGACCAGCTCCAGGCCGACGTGGTGAAGGCGATCACCGGCGGGCGCGGTGTCGTGGTGAACGTGGCCGGCAGCGCCACCGACACGGGCGGCCGCTGGCACTCCTTTCCCGGTGGCCACTATGTCGCCGTGGTGGGCTACGAGGACGACGGTCGACTGGTCAAGATCGCTGACTCGGCCAACGCGTCGTACTACTCGTACTGGATGACCACCATCGACCTCGCCCACTGGGCCGCCACCCGCGGCTACTCCTCCTGA
- a CDS encoding acyltransferase family protein, with protein sequence MTSTTVVDRPPTTTRRGDASRLPSLTGLRWIAALLVFGFHAGTMRIIAEPGHQAVVGEIFTLGLSGVQFFFILSGFVLVWSARVGDSRRRFWRRRLAKIYPNHLVMWALAMLAALWFADPINPVAALENLFLLQAWDPRPGYFYSVNNVSWSLSCELFFYLCLPLALPLVRRAKPWMLWAVVIAVPLLILALWPGQLLVPEQSRWWFTQIFPLVRSLEFWMGVAAAELMLRGRWRGPRLPMATVIFVATWVAASEWIRAELWAALLSVAYVLVIAAAADADVHGRRSPLRSRLMVWLGEVSFAFYLVHVFAIMTILRLTGNWGTGLPGWWGVPAVIGFLLLTLALAALLHRYVEQPMMRRLAPSRTGAHPPPAADPAQQSAEASAPQPAGPPRQRAPGDEPSTASCRNQHR encoded by the coding sequence ATGACCAGCACCACCGTCGTCGACAGGCCGCCCACCACCACCCGACGCGGTGACGCCAGCCGATTGCCCTCGTTGACCGGACTGCGCTGGATCGCCGCGCTGCTGGTCTTCGGGTTCCACGCCGGCACCATGCGCATCATCGCCGAGCCGGGTCACCAGGCGGTGGTCGGCGAGATCTTCACCCTGGGCCTGTCCGGGGTGCAGTTCTTCTTCATCCTGAGCGGCTTCGTGCTGGTCTGGTCGGCCCGCGTCGGTGACTCCCGCCGCCGGTTCTGGCGTCGGCGGCTCGCCAAGATCTATCCGAACCACCTGGTGATGTGGGCGCTGGCCATGCTCGCGGCGCTCTGGTTCGCCGACCCGATCAACCCGGTGGCCGCGCTGGAGAACCTGTTCCTGCTCCAGGCGTGGGATCCCCGACCGGGCTACTTCTACAGTGTCAACAACGTGAGCTGGTCGCTCTCCTGCGAGCTGTTCTTCTATCTGTGCCTGCCGCTGGCGCTGCCGCTGGTGCGCCGGGCCAAGCCGTGGATGCTGTGGGCCGTGGTGATCGCCGTGCCGCTGCTGATCCTGGCGCTCTGGCCCGGTCAGTTGCTGGTGCCGGAGCAGAGCCGCTGGTGGTTCACCCAGATCTTCCCGCTGGTGCGGTCGCTGGAGTTCTGGATGGGCGTGGCCGCCGCCGAGCTGATGTTGCGTGGGCGCTGGCGCGGCCCCCGGCTGCCGATGGCCACCGTGATCTTCGTTGCCACCTGGGTGGCGGCCTCGGAGTGGATCCGGGCCGAGCTTTGGGCGGCGCTGCTGTCGGTGGCGTACGTCCTGGTGATCGCGGCGGCGGCGGACGCCGACGTGCACGGCCGCCGGTCGCCGCTGCGTTCCCGGCTGATGGTCTGGCTGGGCGAGGTCTCGTTCGCCTTCTACCTGGTGCACGTCTTCGCGATCATGACGATCCTGCGGCTCACCGGGAACTGGGGCACCGGCCTGCCCGGTTGGTGGGGCGTGCCGGCGGTGATCGGGTTCCTGCTGCTCACCCTGGCGCTTGCCGCGCTGCTGCACCGCTACGTGGAGCAGCCGATGATGCGACGGCTCGCCCCGAGCCGCACCGGGGCCCACCCGCCGCCCGCCGCCGATCCTGCGCAGCAGTCCGCAGAGGCGTCCGCACCGCAGCCTGCCGGGCCGCCGAGGCAGCGCGCGCCGGGCGACGAGCCGAGTACCGCAAGTTGCCGCAACCAGCACCGTTGA